Proteins from a single region of Corylus avellana chromosome ca11, CavTom2PMs-1.0:
- the LOC132166569 gene encoding auxin efflux carrier component 5-like, with protein MIGWEDVYKVVVAMTPLYVALILGYGSVKWWRLFTREQCDAVNRFTCYFTLPFLSFEFTASADPFKWNYLFIAADAISKVIIVAVLCFWAKCSSKGSYSWSITSFSLCTLNNTLIVGVPLMKAMYDQLAVDLVVQSSIVQGIIWLTLLLFVLEFRQTGIDYSADHTNTVSQSARPVETGTDLEIAASAGGPPFSYLIRTVWLKLARNPNSYACILGIAWAFIANRWNIKMPSIVEGSILIMSRGGTGTAMFSMGIFMALQEKLIACGPGLTVFGMVLRFIAGPAAMAIGSIAVGLHGDTLRIAIIQAALPQSITSFIFAKEYGLHAGVLSTAVIFGTMASLPLLIAYYAILEYV; from the exons atGATTGGGTGGGAAGACGTTTACAAAGTGGTGGTGGCGATGACGCCACTTTACGTGGCACTGATTTTAGGGTACGGCTCCGTCAAGTGGTGGCGGCTGTTTACTCGCGAACAGTGTGACGCCGTTAACCGGTTCACATGCTATTTCACCCTCCCCTTCTTATCCTTTGAATTCACCGCCAGCGCCGATCCATTCAAATGGAACTATCTGTTCATCGCCGCCGACGCAATTTCCAAGGTCATCATAGTGGCGGTGCTGTGCTTCTGGGCAAAGTGTAGTAGCAAGGGGAGCTACAGCTGGTCCATCACAAGCTTCTCTTTGTGTACTTTGAACAATACTCTTATTGTAGGGGTGCCGTTGATGAAGGCCATGTACGACCAATTGGCTGTGGATTTGGTCGTTCAATCCTCTATTGTGCAGGGTATTATATGGCTTACCCTTCTGTTGTTCGTCTTGGAATTCCGGCAGACGGGGATTGACTATTCTGCCGATCACACTAATACTGTCAGTCAGTCGGCGCGGCCGGTTGAAACCGGAACTGATTTGGAGATTGCGGCGAGCGCCGGGGGGCCGCCTTTCTCCTATTTGATAAGGACGGTGTGGTTGAAGCTGGCGAGGAATCCCAACTCGTATGCTTGTATTCTAGGCATTGCTTGGGCTTTTATTGCCAATAG GTGGAATATTAAGATGCCAAGCATCGTGGAGGGATCGATATTGATAATGTCAAGAGGAGGGACAGGCACTGCCATGTTTAGCATGG GGATCTTCATGGCCCTTCAAGAAAAGTTGATTGCTTGCGGCCCAGGTCTCACTGTGTTTGGGATGGTCTTGAGGTTTATTGCTGGACCGGCCGCTATGGCTATTGGTTCTATCGCTGTGGGTTTGCATGGTGACACTCTACGTATTGCTATCATTCAG GCGGCATTGCCACAATCCATTACGTCTTTTATCTTCGCTAAAGAATATGGATTGCATGCAGGAGTACTTAGCACTGC AGTCATATTCGGCACAATGGCTTCGCTTCCTTTGTTGATAGCTTATTATGCAATTTTGGAATATGTAtaa
- the LOC132166605 gene encoding auxin efflux carrier component 5-like, whose product MIGWEDVYKVVVAMTPLYVALILGYGSVKWWRLFTREQCDAVNRFTCYFTLPFLSFEFTASADPFKWNYLFIAADAISKVIIVAVLCFWAKCSSKGSYSWSITSFSLCTLNNTLIVGVPLMKAMYDQLAVDLVVQSSIVQGIIWLTLLLFVLEFRQTGIDYSADHTNTVSQSARPVETGTDLEIAASAGGPPFSYLIRTVWLKLARNPNSYACILGIAWAFIANRWNIKMPSIVEGSILIMSRGGTGTAMFSMGIFMALQEKLIACGPGLTVFGMVLRFIAGPAAMAIGSIAVGLHGDTLRIAIIQAALPQSITSFIFAKEYGLHAGVLSTAVIFGTMASLPLLIAYYAILEYV is encoded by the exons atGATTGGGTGGGAAGACGTTTACAAAGTGGTGGTGGCGATGACGCCACTTTACGTGGCACTGATTTTAGGGTACGGCTCCGTCAAGTGGTGGCGGCTGTTTACTCGCGAACAGTGTGACGCCGTTAACCGGTTCACATGCTATTTCACCCTCCCCTTCTTATCCTTTGAATTCACCGCCAGCGCCGATCCATTCAAATGGAACTATCTGTTCATCGCCGCCGACGCAATTTCCAAGGTCATCATAGTGGCGGTGCTGTGCTTCTGGGCAAAGTGTAGTAGCAAGGGGAGCTACAGCTGGTCCATCACAAGCTTCTCTTTGTGTACTTTGAACAATACTCTTATTGTAGGGGTGCCGTTGATGAAGGCCATGTACGACCAATTGGCTGTGGATTTGGTCGTTCAATCCTCTATTGTGCAGGGTATTATATGGCTTACCCTCCTGTTGTTCGTCTTGGAATTCCGGCAGACGGGGATTGACTATTCTGCCGATCACACTAATACTGTCAGTCAGTCGGCGCGGCCGGTTGAAACCGGAACTGATTTGGAGATTGCGGCGAGCGCCGGGGGGCCGCCTTTCTCCTATTTGATAAGGACGGTGTGGTTGAAGCTGGCGAGGAATCCCAACTCGTATGCTTGTATTCTAGGCATTGCTTGGGCTTTTATTGCCAATAG GTGGAATATTAAGATGCCAAGCATCGTGGAGGGATCGATATTGATAATGTCAAGAGGAGGGACAGGCACTGCCATGTTTAGCATGG GGATCTTCATGGCCCTTCAAGAAAAGTTGATTGCTTGCGGCCCAGGTCTCACTGTGTTTGGGATGGTTTTGAGGTTTATTGCTGGACCGGCCGCTATGGCTATTGGTTCTATCGCTGTGGGTTTGCATGGTGACACTCTACGTATTGCTATCATTCAG GCGGCATTGCCACAATCCATTACGTCTTTTATCTTCGCTAAAGAATATGGATTGCATGCAGGAGTACTTAGCACTGC AGTCATATTCGGCACAATGGCTTCGCTTCCTTTGTTGATAGCTTATTATGCAATTTTGGAATATGTAtaa